The Chryseobacterium sp. G0186 genome includes the window TGATAGCTTTTGGTTAAGTAGTTTTTAAAATCAAGTTTTGACCAGGTCTCGATCTGTGAAACATCCTGTGTATTGATATTGGTTCTTCCATTGATCTTCCAAAAATTCTGGTTGTAGTAATCCAGGAAAAATCCGTTGAGCAGAACTTTGTATACGAGCTTCTCCTCTCCATTCAATTTTCCTTCAGTATCCTGAAGTTTTTTGAAAAATTTCGAGGTCGAATCGTTTTTGTCGTCATCAACGGTTTGCTTTACAATACTGAACTCCGCTTTCAGAGAACGGATCAGCTGAATTGCATTATTTTCTTTCATGGCTTTGTTTTCTAGGTCCAAAATAATGGGAAGATTAGATTTGTAAGCTCCTTTCTGACTATTTTCTGCTATTTTTTTCCACTGGTCATCATAGTATTTCTGTGCGAAAACCGGTGAAAAGCCCAGTGATATAAGCGAAAGCATAAATATCTTGGAAAATCTTTTCATATATATTAATTTTGATAAATGAACATTTTAAAAATACTGAAAAAATCCGTTATAGACAGCCAGGTTTATGTATCCTTAATGGGAACCCTTTTTGCAGTATTTTTCATGAAAGAGCAAAACACATTCCGTTTGCCTACTATTCTCCTAATTTTCATTACGTATTTCAGTGGTTATCTTTACACTAAATACCAATACACAAAACATTTTTTCAAAATCCTGGTTTTGAATGCTGTTGCCGGAATTGTCTGCGCCTTTCTTATCATCCTTAATCACAATGAGATAAGATTATTGAAATGGTTTATTATTGTAGTATTGGGATTGCTTTACAACAGTTTTTTTCTCGATGTTTATATCCGAAAAATCCCTTTATTAAAAGTCTTTTACGTAGGATTGGTCTGGGCCTTGGTCAATTGCTGGCTTACCCTTCATGAATTCAGTCTTCCTATTTTTCTGATCAGCTTTTTTTACATCACGGCACTGGTACTTCCGTTTGACATTCGGGATATGAACAGTGATACGGTAAAGACTTTTCCAATGTTGATAGGAATTCAAAATACAAAGTATATTGCCTATGCACTTGTTTTTGTAAGCAGCTTAATCGGGTCTTTTTACCTTAAACCTCTTTATGCTGTCGCATTTTTTCTGTCTACCATTATTACTTATATTTTTATTTATTTCGCTGAAAATAAAAGAGATGACTCCTACTTCTCATTCGGGGTGGAAACTTGTTCGGCACTTCCCTTTTTATTTTTACTAATAATGGAGTATTTTTGACGAATGATTATCAAGAAGCTTTCCCTTTACAATTTCAAGAACCACTCTGAGAAAAAATTTGAATTTTCCCCGCAGATCAACTGTTTTGTGGGCAATAATGGTGTGGGAAAGACCAATATCCTGGATGCACTGCATTATTTATCAGTAGGGAAAAGCTTTTTAGGAAATACAGATCTTAACAATATCAAAAGAGAGGAAGATTTCTTTACCATTGATGCTGAAATTCAGAACGAGGAAAGTGAAGATATCATTAGAATCACCCAGCCCAGGGAAGCTAAAAAAGTTATCAAAAAAAATGATAAAAGCTATGACAGGCTTGCTGATCATATCGGATATTTACCCAGTGTAATGATTTCACCCTATGATTCCAACCTTATTTCTGATTCCGGGGAAAGCAGACGAAAGTTTTTGGATTCAATGATCTCCCAAACGGATTCTGAGTATCTTTTTGATCTGATCCAATACCAAAAAACCATTCAGCAGAGAAATGCCTTACTGAAATATTTTGCCAAGAACAGAACCTGGGATAAGGATTCACTGGAAATTTATGATGATCCGATTACCCGATTCGGAACCCAGATTTTTAATAAGAGAAAAATGTTTGTAGAACGGTTAAATCCTATTGTTCAGAACTTTTATCAGATTATTTCCGGAGGAAAAGAGACTGTTTCTGTTATTTATGAATCTCATTTACTGGAAACTCCTTTTGCAGAGCTTTTAAAGGAAAGCCTTGAAAGAGACCGTATGCTTACTTATACTTCCAAGGGGATTCACAAGGACGATCTTCTTTTTGAGATGGATCATGTTCTCATCAAAAAAATTGGTTCACAAGGGCAGCAGAAATCATTCCTGATCTCGCTTAAACTTGCTCAAATGAGCCTGGTAAAGGAATTGACAAAGAAAACCCCTATCTTATTGCTGGATGATATCTTTGATAAGCTTGATGATACAAGGGTTTCACAATTAATAGAATTGGTCAACAGAGAAAGCTTCGGGCAGATATTTATTACGGATACTCATAGAGAGCGAACAGAAAGTGTGGTAAAGAAAATCAACGAGGAAAGCATTATCTTTGAGGTATGATCCCAAGAGTTTTCATCATATTGTTTTCCTTATTTTTCACGTTTTCATTCGCCCAAAAAAAGAAGAAAGCTAGAGATCTGCTGGCTGAAATTCATCAATACCCTCATGGAGGAATCAATAAAGACTTCAAGCCTGTTCCTTTACAGA containing:
- the recF gene encoding DNA replication/repair protein RecF (All proteins in this family for which functions are known are DNA-binding proteins that assist the filamentation of RecA onto DNA for the initiation of recombination or recombinational repair.), producing the protein MIIKKLSLYNFKNHSEKKFEFSPQINCFVGNNGVGKTNILDALHYLSVGKSFLGNTDLNNIKREEDFFTIDAEIQNEESEDIIRITQPREAKKVIKKNDKSYDRLADHIGYLPSVMISPYDSNLISDSGESRRKFLDSMISQTDSEYLFDLIQYQKTIQQRNALLKYFAKNRTWDKDSLEIYDDPITRFGTQIFNKRKMFVERLNPIVQNFYQIISGGKETVSVIYESHLLETPFAELLKESLERDRMLTYTSKGIHKDDLLFEMDHVLIKKIGSQGQQKSFLISLKLAQMSLVKELTKKTPILLLDDIFDKLDDTRVSQLIELVNRESFGQIFITDTHRERTESVVKKINEESIIFEV